A single genomic interval of Hevea brasiliensis isolate MT/VB/25A 57/8 chromosome 4, ASM3005281v1, whole genome shotgun sequence harbors:
- the LOC110639616 gene encoding serine acetyltransferase 5, which yields MPAGGLRSPSPPRTPANDYYRADDDEAWVWTQIKAEARRDAESEPALASYLYSTILSHSSLERSLAFHLGNKLCSSTLLSTLLYDLFLNTFSSDPSLRAAAVADLRAARVRDPACISFSHCLLNYKGYLACQAHRVAHKLWTQSRRPLALALQSRISDVFAIDIHPAAKIGKGVLFDHATGVVIGETAVVGNNVSILHHVTLGGTGKALGDRHPKIGDGVLIGAGATILGNVNIGEGAKIGAGSVVLIDVPPRTTAVGNPARLVGGKETPVKHEEFPGESMDHTSFISEWSDYII from the exons ATGCCTGCCGGCGGGCTCCGCAGCCCCTCTCCGCCACGGACACCGGCGAATGACTACTACAGAGCCGACGACGACGAGGCCTGGGTGTGGACCCAGATCAAAGCCGAGGCCCGCCGCGACGCCGAGTCGGAACCGGCTTTGGCTAGTTACCTTTACTCCACGATCCTCTCTCACTCCTCGCTGGAGCGATCTCTTGCCTTCCACTTAGGCAACAAGCTTTGCTCCTCTACCCTTCTTTCCACCCTCCTTTACGATCTATTCCTTAACACTTTCTCCTCCGACCCTTCTCTCCGCGCCGCTGCCGTCGCTGATCTTCGCGCCGCCCGCGTCCGGGACCCTGCTTGCATATCGTTCTCGCACTGCCTTCTCAATTACAAAGGATACTTGGCTTGCCAG GCTCATCGAGTTGCTCACAAGTTGTGGACTCAATCCCGTAGGCCACTGGCACTAGCTTTGCAGTCTCGAATCTCTGATGTTTTTGCTATTGATATACATCCAGCGGCAAAGATTGGAAAGGGGGTACTATTTGATCACGCAACTGGTGTGGTGATTGGTGAAACTGCTGTGGTTGGGAACAACGTTTCCATTTTGCACCATGTTACACTTGGAGGAACAGGGAAGGCATTGGGGGATCGACATCCCAAGATTGGAGATGGAGTATTGATCGGAGCGGGTGCCACAATTCTTGGAAATGTCAATATTGGGGAAGGTGCAAAGATTGGAGCAGGCTCTGTGGTACTTATTGATGTGCCCCCTCGGACCACAGCAGTGGGAAATCCTGCAAGGTTGGTGGGAGGAAAAGAAACCCCAGTTAAACATGAGGAATTTCCTGGAGAATCAATGGATCATACTTCTTTCATCTCAGAGTGGTCAGATTATATCATTTGA